Proteins encoded in a region of the Paenibacillus pedocola genome:
- a CDS encoding S8 family peptidase produces the protein MDYYGFWQLLLEEISAAPKNTERRIVTFNDDRQYAGALSQWKSLKAKRPGLRQVQVSNLIKAFFVPAAGAERLMDKFASSLRIEEDLRIKVHSVPGEKTGTAMLPWGVKAIHAPQAWSKSTGVQVKIGVIDTGADYRHPDLKHSLASGVNLLHRGMLPLDDNGHGTHIAGTLAAAGGTRGMMGVAPRALLYPVKAFDHSGSAYVSDIVLGIDWCVQNKIDIINMSFGMKTRSKALHDVVIKAYRAGIAIIASSGNDGKRGGDYPARYPETIAVGALDRRHRVAAFSNRGPYIDVYGPGESVPSCWLREGYKEMSGTSMATSHVTGAAALLLALRPALTPRELKLLLRRTAIPVRLRKGQRRAALGGGAADALRLLRAGARAKRAAAAAAKA, from the coding sequence ATGGATTATTACGGATTTTGGCAGTTGCTGCTTGAGGAGATATCGGCTGCCCCCAAAAATACGGAGCGGCGTATTGTAACCTTCAATGATGACCGTCAGTATGCCGGAGCGCTGTCACAGTGGAAGTCGCTGAAAGCGAAGCGGCCGGGGCTTCGGCAGGTTCAGGTTTCTAATCTGATCAAGGCTTTTTTTGTACCCGCCGCAGGGGCGGAAAGGCTGATGGACAAATTCGCCTCCTCTTTAAGAATAGAAGAAGACCTGCGGATAAAGGTTCACTCTGTCCCAGGGGAAAAAACCGGCACCGCCATGCTGCCATGGGGCGTGAAAGCGATTCATGCCCCGCAGGCCTGGTCCAAATCCACCGGCGTCCAAGTGAAGATCGGTGTCATCGACACAGGCGCCGATTACCGGCATCCCGATTTAAAGCATTCTCTCGCCTCGGGTGTAAATCTGCTTCACCGCGGCATGCTGCCGCTCGATGATAATGGACACGGCACACATATTGCCGGTACGCTGGCGGCAGCCGGCGGTACACGCGGCATGATGGGCGTAGCTCCGCGGGCCTTGCTCTATCCGGTCAAGGCCTTTGACCACAGCGGCTCCGCCTATGTCTCCGATATTGTACTCGGCATCGACTGGTGCGTGCAGAACAAGATCGACATCATTAATATGAGCTTCGGCATGAAGACCCGGAGCAAAGCGCTTCATGATGTGGTGATCAAGGCCTACCGGGCCGGGATCGCCATCATCGCCTCCTCCGGCAACGACGGCAAACGCGGCGGGGATTACCCCGCCCGCTATCCCGAGACGATTGCCGTCGGTGCTCTGGACCGGAGGCACCGCGTAGCGGCCTTCAGCAACCGCGGGCCGTATATCGATGTATACGGTCCGGGCGAAAGCGTGCCCTCCTGCTGGCTGCGGGAGGGCTATAAAGAAATGAGCGGCACCTCCATGGCGACCTCGCATGTCACCGGTGCCGCGGCCCTGCTGCTCGCGCTGCGCCCGGCGCTGACGCCGCGCGAGCTGAAGCTGCTCTTGCGCCGCACGGCCATCCCGGTGCGGCTGCGCAAGGGCCAGCGCCGCGCCGCCCTCGGCGGCGGCGCAGCCGATGCCCTGCGCCTGCTGCGTGCAGGCGCGCGGGCCAAGCGGGCCGCCGCCGCTGCCGCGAAGGCGTAG
- the rpoE gene encoding DNA-directed RNA polymerase subunit delta, whose translation MSTPLNLKLDPEKVKEMPMVDLAFLVLKAANTPYYYRDLMVEVAKLRGMTDQESQDTIAQLYTEINIDGRFACVGTNLWGLKRWYPLERSDDPVGNTKRVRIINDEDDDLEDDDFTEEEENYAAEEEDFDAIDEDRDDLYSDDDSEEEVDEDVVIDEDDDIDEDDADEDSEDGDNEDADEDEDDDY comes from the coding sequence GTGAGTACGCCACTCAATTTAAAGCTGGACCCTGAGAAAGTTAAAGAAATGCCGATGGTGGACCTGGCTTTCCTGGTGCTCAAAGCAGCCAATACACCTTATTATTATCGTGATCTGATGGTCGAAGTGGCCAAGCTGCGCGGTATGACCGATCAAGAAAGCCAAGATACTATCGCTCAGTTATATACCGAGATTAACATCGACGGACGGTTTGCCTGTGTCGGGACCAACCTGTGGGGACTGAAACGCTGGTATCCGCTGGAACGCTCTGATGATCCTGTTGGCAATACCAAACGCGTGCGCATCATTAACGATGAGGACGACGATCTGGAAGACGACGACTTCACGGAAGAAGAAGAGAATTATGCTGCTGAGGAAGAGGATTTCGACGCTATCGACGAAGATCGCGATGACCTCTATTCTGACGACGACAGCGAAGAAGAAGTGGACGAAGATGTTGTCATTGATGAAGACGACGACATTGACGAAGACGACGCTGATGAAGACTCCGAAGACGGCGATAATGAGGATGCCGACGAGGACGAAGACGACGATTATTAG
- a CDS encoding CTP synthase: MTKYIFVTGGVVSSLGKGITAASLGRLLKNRGLKVTIQKFDPYINVDPGTMSPYQHGEVFVTDDGAETDLDLGHYERFIDINLSKNSNVTTGKIYSSVISKERRGEYLGGTVQVIPHITNEIKERVFRAGRETGSDVVITEIGGTVGDIESLPFMEAIRQIKSDIGRENVMYIHVTLIPYIKAAGEVKTKPTQHSVKELRSIGIQPNVIVCRTEYPLTEDMKAKLALFCDIDANAVVECRDASTLYEVPLNLRDEGLDEIVVNHLKLTTPAPDMREWESMLERIQKLERTVEIAIVGKYVALHDAYLSVVESLSHAGFAANAEVKIRWVDAEQVTDENVGELLGGIGGILVPGGFGDRGIEGKISAIRYAREQSIPFFGICLGMQVSVIEYGRSILGLAGANSSEIDPATPHPLIDLLPEQKDIEDMGGTMRLGLYPCKLLPDSLAMSCYDDELVYERHRHRYEFNNAYRDEMEKAGLVFSGTSPDGRLVEIVELPGHPWFLSVQFHPEFTSRPNRPQPLFREFVKASLTHSEQL; encoded by the coding sequence GTGACAAAGTATATTTTTGTAACGGGTGGCGTTGTGTCTTCCCTTGGCAAAGGCATTACCGCTGCTTCGCTGGGCAGGCTGCTCAAAAACAGAGGTCTGAAGGTGACGATCCAGAAATTTGATCCTTACATTAACGTAGACCCTGGAACAATGAGTCCTTATCAGCATGGGGAAGTATTTGTGACCGACGATGGTGCGGAGACTGACCTTGACCTTGGACACTATGAGCGGTTTATTGACATTAATCTGTCCAAGAACAGTAATGTAACGACAGGGAAGATTTATTCCTCTGTTATCAGCAAGGAACGGCGCGGCGAATACTTGGGCGGAACGGTTCAGGTTATCCCGCATATCACGAATGAGATCAAAGAACGCGTATTCCGTGCGGGCCGCGAGACAGGTTCGGATGTAGTGATTACGGAAATCGGCGGTACTGTAGGCGATATCGAGAGTCTGCCGTTCATGGAAGCTATCCGTCAGATCAAAAGCGACATCGGCCGGGAAAATGTAATGTACATTCACGTAACCCTGATTCCATATATCAAGGCTGCGGGAGAAGTGAAGACTAAGCCGACGCAGCACAGCGTGAAGGAGCTGCGCAGCATTGGGATTCAGCCTAATGTGATCGTATGCCGTACGGAGTATCCTCTGACCGAAGATATGAAGGCCAAGCTTGCGTTGTTCTGCGATATCGATGCGAATGCGGTAGTGGAATGCCGCGATGCCTCAACGCTGTATGAGGTTCCGCTTAACCTTCGTGATGAAGGATTGGATGAGATTGTAGTCAATCACCTGAAGCTGACCACACCTGCACCGGATATGCGTGAATGGGAGAGTATGCTGGAGCGGATCCAGAAGCTGGAACGCACGGTTGAAATCGCCATTGTCGGCAAGTATGTAGCTTTGCATGATGCTTACTTAAGCGTAGTAGAGTCCCTCTCGCATGCAGGTTTTGCAGCCAATGCGGAAGTGAAGATCCGCTGGGTCGATGCGGAACAGGTTACAGATGAGAATGTGGGCGAACTGCTTGGCGGAATCGGCGGGATTCTTGTTCCCGGCGGCTTCGGAGACCGGGGGATTGAAGGGAAAATTTCCGCAATCCGTTATGCCCGTGAGCAGTCCATTCCTTTCTTCGGTATCTGCCTGGGAATGCAGGTATCCGTAATCGAGTACGGCCGTTCCATACTGGGATTGGCTGGGGCGAACAGCTCGGAGATTGATCCGGCTACACCGCATCCGCTAATTGATCTGCTGCCTGAGCAGAAGGACATCGAAGATATGGGCGGCACGATGCGTCTTGGCCTGTATCCTTGCAAGCTTTTGCCTGATTCCCTGGCAATGTCCTGCTATGATGATGAACTGGTCTATGAGCGTCACCGTCACCGGTATGAATTCAACAATGCTTACCGGGATGAGATGGAAAAAGCAGGCCTTGTGTTTTCTGGAACATCGCCGGACGGACGTTTGGTAGAGATCGTGGAACTTCCTGGACACCCGTGGTTCCTGTCGGTACAATTCCATCCGGAATTTACTTCCCGTCCGAATCGCCCGCAGCCGCTCTTCCGTGAATTTGTCAAAGCTTCACTGACCCATTCCGAGCAGCTGTAA